One Brassica napus cultivar Da-Ae chromosome C2, Da-Ae, whole genome shotgun sequence DNA window includes the following coding sequences:
- the LOC106417083 gene encoding uncharacterized protein At4g04775-like, with amino-acid sequence MSDNWKRQRIERGFPSACKKCGAAVEIFTSKTTKNPWRLFHGCPNGSEEDKNHLFKWTDESVVEEIDDMKSLYDDKIGHLELQSQKYEDVESKPEFRLLADLVPELVMANLVPELRFVMADLVPELYLAMAVSSSLDKSSSAC; translated from the exons ATGAGTGATAATTGGAAGCGACAGAGGATTGAAAGAGGGTTTCCGAGTGCTTGTAAGAAGTGTGGAGCAGCCGTTGAGATTTTTACATCGAAAACGACCAAGAACCCATGGAGACTTTTCCATGGTTGTCCTAATGGTAGTGAAGAG GATAAGAATCATTTGTTCAAATGGACGGATGAGTCGGTTGTGGAGGAAATTGATGATATGAAGAGCTTGTATGATGACAAAATCGGTCATTTGGAGCTTCAGTCTCAGAAATATGAAGATGTA GAGAGCAAACCTGAATTTAGGCTGTTGGCTGACTTGGTCCCTGAGCTTGTGATGGCTAACTTGGTCCCGGAGCTTCGCTTTGTGATGGCTGACTTGGTTCCTGAGCTTTACCTTGCGATGGCTGTGTCTTCTTCCTTGGATAAATCTTCCTCAGCTTGTTAG
- the LOC106417084 gene encoding uncharacterized protein LOC106417084, whose product MAQFRPISLCSVSYKIISKVLCQRLKKVLPCLISETQSAFIAGRPISDNIMIAQDMFHALRTKPSGRSKRMTIKTDMNKAYDMMEWSFIEAVMRKMGFSETWITWIMRCITSVKYKVESRECEEVMKVVRKYGESSGQCINFDKSSLLFGKRINAATRQEIKDALRIQNEGGMGTYLGIPEDISGSKCKLFAFLKDKLMHRVNGWTCRWLSKGGNEVLIKSIMLALPTYGLERKILPIELSTESKLDQYPIICVD is encoded by the exons ATGGCTCAGTTTAGACCCATTAGCTTGTGCAGCGTCAGctacaagataatctctaaggTGTTATGCCAGAGATTAAAGAAAGTGCTACCATGCTTGATATCGGAAACCCAATCAGCTTTTATTGCTGGGAGACCGATTTCAGACAACATTATGATTGCTCAAGATATGTTCCACGCTCTTAGAACTAAACCAAGTGGACGCAGTAAAAGGATGACCATCAAGACAGACATGAACAAAGCATATGACATGATGGAATGGTCATTTATTGAAGCAGTCATGCGCAAGATGGGTTTCTCAGAAACATGGATCACCTGGATAATGCGATGCATTACGTCAGTGAAATATAAG GTGGAGTctcgtgaatgtgaagaagtaatgaaagtagtcaggaaatatgGTGAATCATCAGGTCAATGCATCAACTTTGATAAATcgtccttactctttggtaagcggATCAATGCAGCCACTAGACAAGAGATTAAAGATGCACTGAGAATACAAAATGAAGGCGGAATGGGAACCTACTTAGGTATCCCAGAGGACATAAGTGGCTCCAAGTGTAAGCTCTTTGCATTTCTAAAGGATAAATTGATGcatagagtgaatggatggacaTGCAGATGGCTCTCAAAAGGAGGAAATGAAGTGCTAATTAAATCCATCATGCTCGCTCTCCCGACATAC GGTCTTGAGAGGAAGATATTACCGATTGAGCTCTCCACtgagagtaaactcgaccagTATCCCATCATATGTGTGGACTAG
- the LOC106417082 gene encoding uncharacterized protein LOC106417082, producing the protein MISEEFDEQFARIKDYKEQILESNPESMVDLVTTIRDDGVEIFDKFYVCFKALKTIWRAYCRTIFRIDGCFMKSTSKGQLLAAVGRDANNQIYPVAWEIVQVEDADNWKWFIQRVKSDLDLKNGEGFTLISDKQKGLIKAVEEEFPHIKHRTCTRHIYGNIKKLHPNKPKFKHLFWAVANSFNEGDYKAALKELKAFDSQIYDDLMVRDPTSCTHAFFSTTSSCEDGLNNFSESYNSGLKKSRSLPLVGMLETMRRQAMVRIKVRKKKLVKYEAKYSLKVAKTIAEETKNRKWCKKRTLGPNGVSEVEENSTSHTVNMDRRTCTCRRWDLTGIPCRHALKVIQDKKLNAENFVADCYLTTLWKQQYSDSVTPVEGMKFWKEAYGSQIQPPARPDEKGRKSRIQRRGRNRFMSLLLKGRKFVNI; encoded by the exons ATGATTAGTGAAGAGTTTGATGAGCAATTTGCAAGGATTAAAGACTATAAAGAGCAAATCCTAga ATCAAACCCGGAGTCTATGGTTGATCTTGTAACAACCATTAGAGATGATGGTGTGGAGATCTTCGACAAGTTCTATGTGTGTTTTAAAGCTCTGAAGACAATATGGCGAGCTTATTGTCGAACCATTTTTAGGATTGATGGATGCTTTATGAAATCTACCTCAAAAGGACAACTCCTTGCAGCTGTGGGCAGAGACGCAAACAATCAAATATACCCTGTTGCGTGGGAAATTGTTCAAGTTGAGGATGCTGACAATTGGAAGTGGTTCATTCAAAGGGTAAAGTCTGATTTAGACCTCAAAAATGGTGAAGGGTTCACTCTTATCTCTGACAAACAGAAG GGACTTATAAAGGCTGTGGAAGAAGAATTTCCTCACATAAAACACCGGACGTGCACTAGACACATATACGGGAACATTAAGAAGCTACACCCCAACAAGCCTAAGTTTAAACATTTGTTTTGGGCAGTGGCAAATAGCTTCAACGAGGGTGATTATAAAGCGGCACTTAAGGAGCTTAAAGCCTTTGATTCTCAGATCTATGATGACTTGATGGTGAGAGATCCTACAAGTTGTACTCATGCATTCTTCAGCACCACTTCTAGTTGCGAAGATGGCCTCAACAATTTCTCAGAATCTTACAATAGCGGTTTGAAGAAATCACGTTCTCTGCCTTTAGTGGGAATGCTTGAGACCATGAGAAGACAAGCTATGGTTAGAATCAaggtgaggaagaagaaattgGTGAAGTATGAGGCTAAATACAGTTTAAAGGTCGCTAAAACCATCGCTGAAGAGACAAAAAATCGCAAATGGTGTAAGAAAAGGACCCTTGGTCCTAATGGTGTTTCAGAAGTCGAAGAAAATAGCACTTCTCACACTGTCAATATGGACAGGAGAACATGTACCTGCAGAAGATGGGACCTCACCGGGATTCCGTGTCGTCATGCTTTGAAGGTGATTCAAGACAAGAAACTTAATGCTGAGAATTTTGTGGCGGATTGTTACTTGACGACTTTGTGGAAGCAGCAATATAGTGATTCAGTCACTCCAGTCGAAGGAATGAAGTTTTGGAAGGAAGCTTATGGTTCTCAGATTCAACCGCCAGCAAGACCTGATGAGAAAGGTCGGAAGAGTAGAATccagagaagaggaagaaatcgATTTATGAGTCTCCTACTAAAGGGAAGAAAGTTTGTAAACATTTGA